CGTCGGTGCGCGCTGGCTCGCTGCGTGCGGGAGCCTGCCGCCGGGCGCCGGCGACGATCTGTACGCCGACCTGGTCACCCGCGCCCGCGCGGCCGACCGGCGGGTTGCCGTGGACACCAGCGGCCCCGCGCTCGCCGCCGTGATCGACGCCGGGCCGGACCTGATCAAGCCGAACCACCACGAGCTCGCGGAGCTGGTCGGCGACGAGCTCAAGACCTTCGGCGACGTCGTCGACGCCGCTCGCCGCGTCATCGATCGCGGGGTGGTGTCGGTGCTGATCAGCCTCGGGGGTGACGGCGCCCTGCTCGTGACCGGCGATGCGGTGTGGTTCGGTGAGAGCGAACCCGTCGCGGTCCGCAGCACGGTCGGTGCCGGGGACTCCCTGCTGGCCGGGTTCCTCGCGGCCGGTGGCGACGGGCCGGAGTCGCTGACGACCGGCATCGCATGGGCGACCGCAGCCGTGTCGCTCCCTGGAAGCACGATGCCTTCCCCCGACGATTTGGCCTTGGATGCAACCCATGTCGGAGATACGTTCGATCCAGACCGCCCACTCGAGGGAGACTGAGCCATGGACCTGACGATCGACGATGTGATCACCCCCGACCTGATCATCCTCGATCTCGAAGCGACCGAACGGGACGCGGCGATCGCCGAGATGGCCGACCGGCTGGTCGCCCAGGGCCGGGTCAGTGACCGCGACACCTACGTCAACGACGTGCTCGAACGCGAGCGTGAGGGCGGCGGCACCGGCATGGAGATGGGCGTCGCCATCCCCCACGCCAAGTCGGAGGCCGTCACCAACGCCAGCGTCGCCTTCGCACGGACCAATCCCGGCATCGACTTCGGGGGTGATTCCGAGCAACCCTCGACGCTGGTCTTTCTGATCGCGGCCCCCGTCGGCGGCGACGACCTGCACATCCGGCTGCTGTCGCGGCTGTCGCGCCGTCTGATCCACGAAAGCTTCCGTCAGAAGCTGTACGACGCCTCGTCCTCGGACGAGGTCATGGAGACACTCCGCGAGGAGGTGACGCTGTGAAGTTCGTCGCTGTCACCGCATGCCCGACAGGAATCGCCCACACGTACATGGCCGCCGAGGCCCTCGAGGAGGAGGCGCGCAAGCGCGGCCACGAGATCGCCGTCGAGACCCAGGGGTCCGCAGGCTCCGAGAAGGTCGATGACGCCGCCATCTCCGGTGCGGTGGGTGTCATCTACGCGGTCGACACCAACGTCGACGGCCGGGATCGCTTCAGCCACCTGCCGTCCGTCGAGGTGACACCGGGAGAGGCGATCAACCACGCCGCCCGCGTGTTCGACCGTGCGGAGCAGGCTGTCGAGGAGGGCGTCCCGGAGGCACCCGCCGAGACTGCCGCCAGCGGCGCGGGAGGGGGTGGCGCCGCCGCAGCGGCCACCGGCGGCGGAGGCGACGGACCGGGACGCGCGAGCAGGGGCGGCGTGGTCCGCCAGTGGCTGATGACCGGCGTCAGCTACATGCTGCCGTTCGTGACCGCGGGTGGGATCCTGATCGCGTTGGCGTTCCTGGTCGGCGACACCGTCACGGTCGTCGACGAGAACGTCTACGAGCAGTTCAGCTGGGGCGCGCTGTTCTTCAAGATCGGCGGCACCGCGTTCTCGATGATCGGTCCGATCCTGGCCGGCTTCATCGCCTATGCCATGGCGGACCGGCCCGGCATCACCCCCGGCGTCGTCGCGGGGCTGATCGCCAACGAGATCGGCGCGGGCTTCCTCGGCGCGATCATCGGCGGCCTGCTTGCCGGCGCGGTCGTCATTGGACTCAA
This is a stretch of genomic DNA from Euzebyales bacterium. It encodes these proteins:
- the pfkB gene encoding 1-phosphofructokinase — protein: MIVTCTPNPSLDRTIEIDELLRGEVQRMRSVSVQPGGKGINVARALHANGHDVRAIAPLGGAEGELFARLVQHAGVPFTPVEVDQAIRVNITLAEADGTTTKLNDRGPTLDEAPRRRLLDATLDAAVGARWLAACGSLPPGAGDDLYADLVTRARAADRRVAVDTSGPALAAVIDAGPDLIKPNHHELAELVGDELKTFGDVVDAARRVIDRGVVSVLISLGGDGALLVTGDAVWFGESEPVAVRSTVGAGDSLLAGFLAAGGDGPESLTTGIAWATAAVSLPGSTMPSPDDLALDATHVGDTFDPDRPLEGD
- a CDS encoding fructose PTS transporter subunit IIA, which translates into the protein MDLTIDDVITPDLIILDLEATERDAAIAEMADRLVAQGRVSDRDTYVNDVLEREREGGGTGMEMGVAIPHAKSEAVTNASVAFARTNPGIDFGGDSEQPSTLVFLIAAPVGGDDLHIRLLSRLSRRLIHESFRQKLYDASSSDEVMETLREEVTL
- a CDS encoding fructose-specific PTS transporter subunit EIIC encodes the protein MKFVAVTACPTGIAHTYMAAEALEEEARKRGHEIAVETQGSAGSEKVDDAAISGAVGVIYAVDTNVDGRDRFSHLPSVEVTPGEAINHAARVFDRAEQAVEEGVPEAPAETAASGAGGGGAAAAATGGGGDGPGRASRGGVVRQWLMTGVSYMLPFVTAGGILIALAFLVGDTVTVVDENVYEQFSWGALFFKIGGTAFSMIGPILAGFIAYAMADRPGITPGVVAGLIANEIGAGFLGAIIGGLLAGAVVIGLKRVPFPRSLRSLLPVLFYPLIATFVVGTAMILVIGEPIAAATEVLTAWLEGMGTANAIVLGVILGLMMAFDMGGPVNKVAYFFGVGLIAEGVLAPMAAVMAAGMTPPLGLALATVIQKRLFDVQEQEAGKAAWVMGASFITEGAIPFAAADPIRVIPALMLGSAVTGGLSMAFDATLRAPHGGIFVFGLVGNWPLYILAIAIGTVVTAVGVIALKQFHRRAETVEATATTTEAASA